GGGGAGATAGCGTACTGGATTAGATGAAAGAAGAAAACAAACCAGAGTGCCCCCTGCACAAACCCCGTGAGAAAAGTATGCTGATGGGCACTTTTTTCAATCGTAGATACTGGGATGAATCGGAAGAGCTTTTGCGTATTCTTTCCGTAGATATTAGGGCCGTAAGGACTGTGGGTTTTCACATAGATTGTCGTGGTACTTCGTGGTGGAAAACGTAAGCGGAAAGTGTTTACGTAGGTAGACCTCCAGACGCTAGTAACGTCTCGCTCATCTAAGGGTAAGGCGTTGCCCGCCTGACGGACTTCCGCTAATTTTCCGTTTCGCATAAGGTAAAGCTCAGCGTATTGATGGTAACCCGTGGTCAGTATGGTTGACTGAGCTTGAAAACTCTCGTTGGTAATGTCTGACCGGAACCAGTGGCAGTAGTGACCTTGATAAACATTATAGTTACCAGGAAATGGTGCGGAGCGACTCCTGACAGATAGAACTTGATCAAAAGTCATGGTACAGCTCGTATCGGTAAGGTAAGTGATGTGTTGAATGACCAGTGAGTCACTTTTTATGAATGTACTATCATCAGTAGAGTTGACCTTAGTGGCTGGTTCTAAGTTAATAAGTCTTGATGATTCTAAGCCGGGCATCGCCATGCCGGGCATCGCCATGCCGAACATTGTTGCACTGTATGCTAAAAGTGACGTTATGAGCTGGGTCGTAAACCGTTTCATATACTAAAGATAGGGGTGAAAGCTTGATTTTACCTACGAATGAGCCAATCCCGTAATCTAGTATCCAAAATGTCACTTCTGATGAGTAATTAACGTAAAATATTTTCCAGATGTAGGTTCAGACCAGATAAGTTAGTTGATACGAAAAAAACTTGACGCCCGCAAGTTGCTCATTAGAATATACCACTGACTCATTCATCGGCTATACTGGCTCTTTTTGCAGTCTTTCTTATCCCGCTCACATGAAAGAATAATGAGCCTACATGCTGATGTAGGATAAATTTGTCCGACATTAAGTAAGTACTATCTTTAGTAAGTCATTCAACCAGTAATTATGTTTTCAAAAGCCTGTGAATACGGCATTCGGGCTACGGTTTACGTAGCGCAACAATCTCGGCAAAGTCGTCGGGTGAGTTTAAAGCACATTGCTCGGGAAATTGATTCGCCCGTAGCGTTTACCGCCAAAATCCTTCAACAACTAACCAAATATGAGATTATACGCTCAGTGATGGGGGTGCATGGTGGGTTTGAGATGCACGAAGTCCAGCGTAGTCAAATAAGGCTCAGCCAAATAGTGGAAGCGATTGATGGGCCGGATATTTATCGGAGGTGTGCGCTCGGACTACCCGGATGCAACGCGCTAAAACCCTGTCCGGTTCACAGTAAGTTTGTTACCATTCGGAACGAACTGAAGAATATGTTGGAAAGCACGTATGTCTCTGAATTGGCGGACGGCGTTGATACGGGGCTGGCTTTCTTAAAAAGGTAGTTAAGAAGAAGTAATATAAATGATATGAAGAAGTTAACGGTTTATCTTGTGATAAGCATGATGTTCTTAGCAGGTATGTCTTGTAAAGAGCAACCGGAACCACTGGAACTAGGTAATCCGGATCAGTGCCCGACGGGTCGTTTTACAACGGAGGCAATTTCAACCTCCAGCATACGTACCTTTATAGCCGAACCTCAGGAGAATGTGATACTCTACCACTGGTACATTAACGATACCCTAGTGTGGAGTTCAGACAACCGAACATTTGCGTATGACTTTTGGGCTGTACTAGATGGCAGTGTGCCGGGGGGAGCGGGCGACTACGAAATTTGTTTGCGAACTCTTACTCCGGATTGCCCGGCAGGTACTACTCCATTTTGCGAAGCCCTAGAAATAGCCGCAGTAGCCAACTGCCCCTCGGCCAATTTTACTACGGAACAGAATTCTTTCGGTCGCTTTACATTTACTGCCAATTCTGAAGAACGCGCACTCTATTATTGGTATGTCAACGGAATACTGGCCGGGGATGCCGGGAATAGCTCCTTTTCCTACGACTTTTTGCTTGACCCGGATGTAGCCACAGGAGGAAGCCCTGGAGACTACGATATTTGTTTAAGAGTAGTCACCCCGAGTTGCCACCAGGGTAGTCAACTCTTTTGTGAGAAAATTACCGTGGAATCAACTAGCTAACATCATTAACCTTTCCCTTTTAGGAGGGATATATAGCAAAACACAACCCAATTTTCACCCAAAATCTGCAATCATGAAAACCTTGTCATTATTAATTGTACTAACTGCCCTTTTTGCCTGCGATCCGGAAGATGCCGATCCGAACGATCCCAATAATGCGTCGGATAGAATTGCCGGATCAGCTTTTCATATCTTTACTAATTCTAGTCCCTGGTCCGAGAATAGCCACTCATCTTATCATAAGGTCGACTTTTGCCCGAACGGCCACTTTATGCGCTTTTTCGAGACCTCACTGATTGTTGAGGGAGGCCCCACAAATTATAATGGCGAGCGAGTCACCGGAGTGTACGCCGCCAGTAATGGCCTTACGAGTGGCACCTGGGGCATCACTGAGGTCAACGGTCAGTCTATGTTGATTCTCCAGTTCGATGAAGGGTACACTTGGGAGTATGAACTGGAAAAAATTATGGAAGGCGGCTGGAAGGTAGGAAGAACGCGCTTTGCCATGGATTGGGACAATGGGGTGTGCCAGTAGTATTGCGGAGATTTTATTAACCGGCGATCAACGGATACTTACCGTCGGATTGATCGCGATA
This region of Tunicatimonas pelagia genomic DNA includes:
- a CDS encoding RrF2 family transcriptional regulator, with protein sequence MFSKACEYGIRATVYVAQQSRQSRRVSLKHIAREIDSPVAFTAKILQQLTKYEIIRSVMGVHGGFEMHEVQRSQIRLSQIVEAIDGPDIYRRCALGLPGCNALKPCPVHSKFVTIRNELKNMLESTYVSELADGVDTGLAFLKR